A window of Sulfurovum riftiae contains these coding sequences:
- the hypB gene encoding hydrogenase nickel incorporation protein HypB, whose translation MCTDCGCSIRGTEHEHTHDHTHEEHSHSHDYSYDHQKAHEHLHHNPQLNDAKTVSVIQKILDKNDHEADHNRIHLEKSNVLGINLMSSPGSGKTTLLEYLAEVAPFKFGVVEGDLETNKDADRLKAKGIIAEQIQTGSACHLDAFMVHKGLHNIPLEEVDILFVENVGNLVCPASYDVGTHLNIVLVSIPEGEDKIAKYPVMFRQADLILITKTDLLPHFKYDIEAEKAEARRIKPNVDILEVNINDIDSVKAVADWIEFKRKMR comes from the coding sequence ATGTGTACAGACTGCGGATGTAGTATCAGAGGGACGGAACATGAGCACACTCATGACCACACACATGAGGAGCACAGCCATTCTCATGATTATTCATATGACCATCAAAAGGCGCATGAGCATCTGCATCACAACCCGCAGCTCAACGATGCCAAGACCGTTTCTGTGATCCAGAAGATCCTTGACAAGAATGACCATGAAGCTGACCATAACAGGATACATCTGGAGAAGTCGAATGTGCTGGGTATCAACCTCATGAGTTCTCCGGGTTCGGGAAAAACGACACTGCTCGAGTATTTGGCAGAAGTAGCTCCATTCAAATTCGGAGTGGTAGAGGGAGACCTTGAGACCAACAAAGATGCAGACAGACTGAAAGCCAAAGGGATCATTGCTGAGCAGATACAGACTGGATCAGCCTGTCACCTCGATGCATTCATGGTGCATAAAGGGCTGCACAACATCCCTCTGGAAGAGGTTGATATTCTATTTGTAGAGAATGTGGGGAATCTTGTATGTCCGGCAAGCTATGATGTAGGGACACATCTCAATATCGTACTGGTCTCCATCCCCGAAGGTGAGGACAAGATCGCCAAGTATCCGGTCATGTTCCGACAGGCTGACCTTATACTCATTACCAAAACCGATCTGCTGCCGCATTTCAAGTACGATATCGAAGCAGAGAAGGCTGAAGCGAGACGCATCAAACCCAATGTGGACATCCTTGAGGTGAACATCAACGATATCGATTCGGTCAAAGCGGTAGCTGACTGGATAGAATTCAAAAGAAAAATGCGTTGA
- a CDS encoding HypC/HybG/HupF family hydrogenase formation chaperone, which produces MCLSIPSKVVRISEDKTMCTVDTMGVQRDANLMMMDDDDVKVGDYVLLHIGFVMNKIDEEEALASIDTYKEILELMDEEQRRQTILDDDNCAERGSI; this is translated from the coding sequence GTGTGTTTGTCCATTCCAAGTAAAGTGGTAAGAATTTCTGAAGACAAGACCATGTGTACGGTCGATACAATGGGTGTACAGCGTGATGCGAACCTCATGATGATGGACGATGACGATGTGAAAGTGGGAGATTATGTACTTCTGCATATCGGCTTTGTCATGAACAAGATAGATGAAGAGGAAGCGCTGGCTTCCATCGATACCTATAAAGAGATATTGGAACTGATGGATGAGGAGCAGAGGCGGCAGACGATATTGGATGATGACAATTGTGCTGAACGAGGAAGTATCTAA
- the hypD gene encoding hydrogenase formation protein HypD, translated as METLELKNLYDDFRDGETIKAYAKIIAEDAAELERPINIMEVCGGHTHTIMKFGLPQLMPENINFIHGPGCPVCIMPKERIDHAYVLAMQPDVILVTLGDMIKVPGSNGSLQDARSKGADVRFVYSPMECLKIAEENPDKTVIFFAIGFETTTPMTAVLLDQVIKQKVPNILFHINHVTVPEVMKELIDSRDIHVDSYNNKIDAFLGPSHVSVISGAKIYEAFPRDYGRPVVVSGFEPVDVMEGISMIVKQFVEKRCELEVQYKRVVTYEGNLNSQKLMNTYFDKVSLFRWRGLGNVPDSGLKLKEAFADYDAEVVYKDVLPIAEIEDHKLCICGDILRGMAKPPECTIFGTACKPTTPIGSCMVSSEGACAAYYKYGNLI; from the coding sequence ATGGAAACATTGGAGTTAAAAAACCTCTATGATGATTTTCGTGATGGAGAAACAATCAAAGCCTATGCGAAGATCATTGCCGAAGATGCAGCAGAGCTTGAGCGTCCTATCAATATCATGGAGGTGTGTGGCGGGCATACGCATACTATTATGAAATTCGGGTTGCCACAGCTTATGCCGGAGAATATCAACTTCATCCACGGTCCGGGATGTCCTGTGTGTATCATGCCCAAAGAACGGATAGACCATGCCTATGTGCTGGCGATGCAGCCTGATGTCATTTTGGTGACTTTGGGAGATATGATCAAGGTACCGGGAAGCAATGGAAGCCTGCAGGATGCCAGAAGCAAAGGGGCGGATGTACGTTTTGTCTACTCTCCGATGGAGTGCCTGAAGATCGCAGAGGAAAACCCTGACAAAACAGTGATCTTCTTTGCCATAGGGTTTGAGACGACCACGCCGATGACAGCGGTCCTTTTGGATCAGGTCATCAAACAGAAGGTTCCCAATATCCTTTTTCACATAAACCATGTTACGGTTCCTGAAGTGATGAAAGAGCTTATCGACAGCCGTGATATACATGTGGACTCCTACAACAACAAAATAGATGCCTTTCTTGGGCCGAGCCATGTCTCTGTCATCAGCGGTGCGAAGATCTATGAAGCGTTCCCACGAGATTACGGCCGTCCGGTCGTCGTTTCCGGCTTCGAACCGGTCGATGTCATGGAAGGCATCAGCATGATCGTCAAACAGTTCGTTGAGAAGCGGTGCGAGCTTGAGGTGCAGTACAAAAGGGTGGTCACTTATGAAGGGAATCTTAACTCCCAAAAGTTGATGAATACCTACTTTGACAAAGTGAGTCTCTTTCGCTGGAGAGGACTGGGTAACGTACCTGACAGCGGACTCAAACTCAAAGAAGCATTCGCTGATTATGATGCCGAGGTGGTGTATAAAGATGTATTGCCTATTGCCGAGATCGAAGACCATAAACTCTGTATCTGTGGGGATATATTGCGCGGGATGGCGAAGCCTCCGGAATGTACCATCTTCGGTACGGCATGTAAGCCTACAACACCTATCGGTTCTTGTATGGTGAGTTCCGAGGGGGCTTGTGCAGCGTATTATAAATATGGAAACCTTATTTAA
- the hypE gene encoding hydrogenase expression/formation protein HypE: MTKNITIAHGNGGEENNELIKNIFYKHFENEILSKSEDAAIIHNGELAFTTDSFTVSPLFFPGGDIGKLAVCGTCNDLAMMGAKPKYLTCSVIIEEGFSSRELEKIVRSMKKELEINGAMVVSGDTKVVPKGSVDKLFINTTGIGEIEHKGISAHNLKEGMSILVSRDVGAHGATIFAAREGIELESSLETDCASLYPQVKALMDAGIDIIALRDATRGGVSAVLNEWAKASDVCIEIKEEKIPVQEQVKGICEMLGFEAVDLANEGTFVLAVSKGDEENALEVLHQTHETATIIGSVSDQHKGKVILNSSWGTKRFLDLPTGELLPRIC, encoded by the coding sequence ATGACAAAAAACATAACGATAGCCCACGGTAACGGCGGAGAAGAGAACAACGAACTCATTAAAAACATCTTCTACAAACACTTTGAAAATGAAATACTCTCAAAGAGTGAAGATGCTGCGATCATTCACAATGGAGAACTGGCATTCACAACAGACTCTTTTACCGTCTCTCCTCTCTTTTTCCCCGGAGGAGACATAGGCAAGCTGGCAGTCTGCGGTACCTGCAACGACCTTGCCATGATGGGAGCCAAACCCAAATATCTGACCTGTTCGGTCATCATTGAAGAAGGTTTCTCTTCTCGTGAACTTGAAAAGATCGTCAGAAGTATGAAGAAAGAACTTGAGATAAACGGAGCCATGGTGGTCAGCGGCGATACGAAAGTCGTTCCCAAAGGCTCGGTGGACAAACTCTTCATCAATACGACGGGTATCGGAGAGATAGAGCACAAAGGCATCTCTGCACATAACCTCAAAGAGGGGATGAGTATCCTGGTAAGCCGCGATGTGGGTGCGCATGGTGCAACGATCTTTGCGGCCAGAGAGGGGATAGAACTGGAGAGTTCACTTGAAACGGACTGTGCATCGCTCTATCCTCAGGTGAAAGCACTTATGGATGCAGGCATCGACATCATCGCTCTGAGGGATGCTACCAGGGGAGGTGTCTCAGCTGTACTGAACGAATGGGCAAAAGCTTCGGATGTCTGTATCGAGATCAAAGAAGAGAAAATACCGGTCCAGGAGCAGGTGAAAGGGATCTGTGAGATGCTTGGCTTTGAAGCTGTTGATCTTGCCAACGAGGGTACTTTCGTACTGGCAGTGAGCAAAGGAGATGAAGAAAATGCGTTGGAAGTGTTGCATCAAACACATGAGACGGCAACGATCATCGGCTCTGTGAGCGATCAGCATAAAGGAAAGGTCATCCTCAATTCCTCCTGGGGGACCAAACGCTTCCTTGACCTGCCTACGGGTGAACTCCTGCCCCGGATCTGTTAA
- a CDS encoding hydrogenase maturation protein, giving the protein MKILLLVTAFNSQTQAVYTALQERGDEVSVAYAISEEQMSKEIETFGPELILCPFLKYYLPPSIYENYPTYIFHPGPRGDRGPNALEYALKSHTKEWGVVILKANAEYDGGDIYAEKHFKVRNTYKASLYRQEVVQASLQALEQFFEHYEKGICQPQILNPLHEKFTQAKRAIDWQKDDTQTIIGKIYLSDSLPGVLDEILDVPCYLYGVWREEKFRGNPKEILAKRDGAVCLGTIDGAVWISHLKEPGKFKLPATYVLKEKLKGIKEERLPLIFDKSYDTFYEVSVEKRDNVAYLCFNFHNGAMSAAQCVRLKYAVEYLKNECDVLVLVGGMDFFSNGIHLNILEDSQKQGEDGWANINAMNDLVRSILFADEVVTVASFARNAGAGGVFMGLACDHVVAKEGVVLNPHYKTLGLSGSEYHTYTLPKRVGKEKAEELLEACLPLSVQRAKTIGMVDEVFADADYYESLYRFAKKSYDDDFLWEKQEYLEENRERIEACKEKELEVMHPEFWDKESAFHQLRREFVYKVCPRETPKRLSFQHLQQAQVPKNVGWALHTTEGIWHTDKSTAERPKKM; this is encoded by the coding sequence ATGAAAATACTGCTTCTTGTCACAGCTTTCAATTCGCAGACACAGGCTGTCTATACTGCGCTTCAGGAGAGAGGAGATGAAGTCTCTGTTGCCTATGCCATCAGTGAAGAGCAGATGTCGAAAGAGATAGAAACGTTCGGACCTGAACTGATACTCTGTCCGTTCCTGAAATACTATCTGCCTCCAAGCATTTATGAGAACTATCCTACCTATATTTTTCATCCTGGTCCCAGGGGAGACAGAGGACCCAATGCGCTGGAATATGCTTTAAAGAGCCATACCAAAGAGTGGGGTGTGGTAATACTCAAAGCAAATGCGGAGTATGACGGTGGTGATATCTATGCTGAGAAGCATTTTAAAGTAAGGAATACTTATAAGGCCTCACTCTATCGGCAGGAGGTGGTACAGGCATCACTTCAGGCACTGGAGCAGTTCTTTGAACATTATGAGAAGGGCATATGCCAACCGCAGATACTGAATCCTCTCCATGAGAAGTTCACACAGGCCAAAAGGGCTATCGATTGGCAGAAAGATGATACTCAGACCATCATAGGAAAGATCTATCTCTCGGATTCACTTCCCGGAGTGCTTGATGAAATACTGGATGTCCCCTGCTATCTTTACGGTGTCTGGAGAGAAGAGAAGTTCAGAGGCAATCCAAAAGAGATACTGGCCAAGCGTGACGGGGCTGTCTGTCTGGGAACGATCGATGGGGCAGTATGGATAAGCCATCTCAAAGAGCCCGGGAAGTTCAAGCTTCCTGCAACCTATGTACTCAAAGAGAAGTTAAAAGGGATCAAAGAGGAGCGTCTGCCGCTCATCTTTGACAAAAGTTATGATACCTTTTACGAAGTAAGTGTGGAGAAGAGAGACAATGTTGCCTACCTCTGTTTCAATTTCCATAACGGAGCGATGAGTGCAGCACAGTGTGTCCGTCTCAAGTATGCAGTGGAGTATCTCAAAAACGAGTGTGATGTTCTGGTATTGGTCGGAGGGATGGATTTCTTCTCCAACGGTATTCATCTGAATATCCTTGAAGACAGCCAGAAACAGGGAGAGGACGGCTGGGCGAACATCAATGCCATGAATGACCTGGTGCGTTCCATTCTTTTTGCCGATGAGGTGGTCACGGTTGCCTCTTTTGCACGCAATGCAGGTGCCGGCGGTGTCTTTATGGGGCTTGCCTGTGACCATGTCGTGGCAAAAGAGGGTGTGGTACTGAACCCACACTATAAAACGCTGGGGCTGAGCGGAAGTGAATACCATACCTACACGCTGCCAAAACGTGTCGGCAAGGAGAAAGCCGAGGAGCTGCTTGAAGCATGTCTGCCACTCTCTGTACAGAGAGCCAAAACGATCGGTATGGTCGATGAGGTCTTTGCCGATGCCGACTATTATGAATCACTGTACCGATTCGCAAAGAAGAGTTATGATGATGATTTTCTATGGGAAAAGCAGGAGTATCTGGAAGAGAACAGAGAACGCATAGAAGCATGTAAGGAGAAAGAACTTGAAGTGATGCATCCTGAATTTTGGGATAAAGAGAGTGCTTTCCACCAGCTTCGAAGGGAGTTCGTCTATAAAGTCTGTCCGAGAGAGACACCCAAAAGATTAAGCTTTCAGCACCTTCAACAAGCTCAGGTACCGAAGAACGTAGGGTGGGCATTGCACACCACTGAAGGAATATGGCATACAGATAAAAGTACAGCCGAAAGGCCTAAAAAAATGTAA
- the hypA gene encoding hydrogenase/urease nickel incorporation protein HypA yields the protein MHEYSVVQALLNQCEEVAVQNEAEKVTKVVCKIGVMSGIEIHLLQMAFDTFKEGTMCDSAEFVINEQKLKLECKECGHIFETDEIRYYCTKCESLRVKVLDGEDMYLMSLEME from the coding sequence ATGCATGAATACAGTGTAGTACAGGCCCTGCTGAACCAGTGTGAAGAGGTTGCAGTACAGAACGAGGCAGAGAAGGTCACCAAAGTGGTCTGCAAGATCGGTGTGATGAGCGGCATAGAGATACACCTCCTGCAGATGGCCTTCGATACGTTTAAAGAAGGAACGATGTGTGACAGTGCAGAATTCGTCATAAACGAACAGAAACTCAAACTTGAATGCAAAGAGTGCGGGCATATTTTCGAAACGGATGAAATACGATATTATTGTACCAAATGCGAGAGCCTTCGGGTGAAAGTACTCGATGGGGAAGATATGTATCTCA